A part of Streptomyces sp. NBC_01497 genomic DNA contains:
- the pta gene encoding phosphate acetyltransferase — protein MTRGVYVTGIDHGDGRQVVELGVMELLTRQVDRVGVFRPLVHDRPDRMFDLLRSRYRLSQNPDTVYGLDYESASALQAERGTDELVSQLVEGFHRVARDYDVVLVLGTDFAATQLPDELALNARLANEFGASVITVVGGKDQHAESVRAEARNAFRAYEALGCDVMTLVVNRVAAEDRGDIAEGLRTQLPVPCYVLPDDAALAAPTVAQVTRALGGTVLLGDDAGLARDALDFVFGGAMLPNLLGALTPGCVVITPGDRADIVVGALAAHSAGTPPIAGLVLTLDERPAEPILRLAERLAPGTPVISVTEGSFPTAAQLFTLEGKLNAATPRKAETALGLFERHVDTADLIERLSVERGTRVTPMMFEHDLLEQARSLRRRVVLPEGSEERVLRAAEVLLRRDVCDLTLLGDPDAILKKAADLGADLGAAQLIDPATSDLRERFAERYAQLRAHKGITVELAYDVVADVNYFGTLMVEAGLAHGMVSGSVHSTAATIRPAFEIIKTRPGASIVSSVFFMCLADRVLVYGDCAVNPDPDAEQLADIAVQASATAARFGVDPRIAMLSYSTGTSGSGADVDKVREATRLVREAHPELRIEGPIQYDAAVEPTVAATKLPDSRVAGRASVLIFPDLNTGNNTYKAVQRSAGAVAVGPVLQGLRKPVNDLSRGALVQDIVNTVAITAIQAQAAQEEETA, from the coding sequence GTGACACGCGGCGTGTATGTGACCGGGATCGACCACGGGGACGGCCGGCAGGTGGTCGAACTGGGGGTCATGGAGCTGCTGACCCGGCAGGTCGACCGGGTGGGGGTGTTCCGTCCACTGGTGCACGACCGCCCCGACCGGATGTTCGACCTGCTGCGGTCGCGCTACCGGCTCTCCCAGAACCCGGACACGGTCTACGGCCTGGACTACGAGAGCGCCTCCGCGCTGCAGGCGGAGCGGGGCACGGACGAGCTGGTGTCCCAGCTGGTCGAGGGCTTCCACCGGGTGGCCCGCGACTACGACGTGGTGCTGGTCCTGGGTACGGACTTCGCGGCCACGCAGCTGCCTGACGAACTGGCGCTGAACGCGCGTCTGGCCAACGAGTTCGGCGCCTCCGTGATCACGGTGGTCGGCGGCAAGGACCAGCACGCCGAGTCGGTGCGCGCGGAGGCGCGCAACGCGTTCCGGGCGTACGAGGCGCTCGGCTGCGACGTGATGACCCTCGTGGTGAACCGGGTCGCGGCCGAGGACCGCGGGGACATCGCCGAGGGCCTTCGCACGCAGCTTCCCGTGCCCTGCTACGTCCTGCCCGACGACGCGGCGCTGGCCGCGCCGACCGTCGCGCAGGTCACCCGGGCCCTCGGCGGCACGGTGCTGCTGGGCGACGACGCGGGGCTCGCCCGCGACGCGCTCGATTTCGTCTTCGGCGGCGCGATGCTGCCGAACCTGCTGGGCGCGCTGACGCCCGGCTGCGTGGTGATCACTCCGGGGGACCGCGCGGACATCGTGGTGGGCGCGCTCGCCGCGCACTCCGCCGGTACGCCGCCGATCGCGGGTCTCGTCCTGACCCTGGACGAACGGCCGGCCGAACCGATCCTGCGGCTCGCCGAGCGCCTCGCGCCGGGCACCCCGGTGATCTCCGTGACCGAGGGGTCCTTCCCGACGGCGGCCCAGCTGTTCACCCTGGAGGGCAAGCTGAACGCGGCGACGCCCCGCAAGGCGGAGACGGCGCTCGGCCTGTTCGAGCGGCACGTGGACACGGCCGACCTCATCGAGCGGCTGTCGGTGGAGCGGGGCACGCGGGTCACTCCGATGATGTTCGAGCACGACCTGCTGGAGCAGGCGCGCTCACTGCGCCGCCGGGTGGTGCTGCCGGAGGGCTCGGAGGAGCGGGTGCTGCGCGCCGCGGAGGTGCTGCTGCGGCGGGACGTGTGCGACCTGACGCTGCTCGGTGACCCGGACGCGATCCTCAAGAAGGCGGCGGACCTCGGCGCGGACCTGGGCGCCGCGCAGCTGATCGACCCGGCCACCTCGGACCTGCGGGAGCGGTTCGCGGAGCGGTACGCGCAGCTGCGGGCGCACAAGGGCATCACGGTGGAGCTGGCGTACGACGTCGTGGCGGACGTGAACTATTTCGGCACGCTGATGGTGGAAGCAGGCCTCGCGCACGGCATGGTGTCGGGTTCCGTGCACTCCACGGCGGCCACCATCCGGCCGGCCTTCGAGATCATCAAGACCCGGCCGGGCGCCTCGATCGTCTCGTCGGTGTTCTTCATGTGCCTGGCCGACCGGGTCCTCGTGTACGGGGACTGCGCGGTGAACCCGGACCCGGACGCGGAGCAGCTCGCGGACATCGCCGTGCAGGCGTCGGCGACGGCCGCCCGCTTCGGGGTGGACCCGCGGATCGCGATGCTGTCGTACTCGACGGGCACGTCCGGTTCCGGCGCGGATGTCGACAAGGTGCGGGAGGCGACGCGGCTGGTGCGCGAGGCGCACCCGGAGCTGCGGATCGAGGGGCCGATCCAGTACGACGCGGCCGTCGAGCCGACCGTGGCCGCGACGAAGCTGCCGGATTCGCGGGTGGCGGGCCGGGCGTCGGTGCTGATCTTCCCGGACCTCAACACGGGCAACAACACCTACAAGGCGGTCCAGCGCTCGGCGGGCGCGGTCGCCGTCGGCCCGGTGCTCCAGGGCCTGCGCAAGCCGGTGAACGACCTCTCGCGCGGCGCGCTGGTCCAGGACATCGTCAACACCGTCGCGATCACCGCCATCCAGGCACAGGCAGCGCAGGAGGAAGAAACCGCATGA
- a CDS encoding ATP-dependent 6-phosphofructokinase — translation MRIGILTAGGDCPGLNAVIRSVVHRAMAEHGDEVIGFEDGFKGLLDGHYRPLDLNAVSGILARGGTILGSARLERDRLREAAENCQEIATRYGIDVLIPIGGEGTLTAARLLSDAGMPVVGVPKTIDNDIHSTDRTFGFDTAVGVATEAIDRLKTTAESHQRVMVVEVMGRHAGWIALESGMAGGAHGICLPERPFEVDKLVKMVRERFERGKKFAVICVAEGAHPAAGSMDYRRGEIDQFGHERFLGIGNRLAAELEHRLGTEAKPVILGHVQRGGTPTAYDRVLATRFGWHAVEAAHRGEFGRMTALRGTSIEMVPLAEAVTQLKTVPESRMVEAESVF, via the coding sequence ATGCGTATCGGAATTCTCACAGCGGGCGGCGACTGCCCGGGGCTGAACGCCGTGATCCGGTCGGTCGTGCACCGCGCGATGGCCGAGCACGGGGACGAGGTCATCGGCTTCGAGGACGGCTTCAAGGGCCTGCTCGACGGTCACTACCGGCCGCTCGACCTCAACGCCGTCAGCGGCATCCTCGCCCGCGGCGGCACCATCCTCGGCTCGGCCCGGCTCGAACGCGACCGTCTGCGCGAGGCCGCGGAGAACTGCCAGGAAATCGCCACCCGCTACGGCATCGACGTCCTCATCCCGATCGGCGGCGAGGGCACTCTCACCGCGGCCAGGCTGCTGTCGGACGCCGGCATGCCCGTCGTCGGCGTGCCGAAGACCATCGACAACGACATCCACTCCACGGACCGCACCTTCGGTTTCGACACCGCCGTCGGGGTCGCGACCGAGGCCATAGACCGCCTCAAGACCACCGCGGAGTCGCATCAGCGGGTGATGGTCGTCGAGGTCATGGGCCGGCACGCCGGATGGATCGCGCTGGAGTCCGGCATGGCGGGCGGCGCGCACGGGATCTGCCTGCCCGAGCGTCCCTTCGAGGTCGACAAGCTGGTCAAGATGGTGCGGGAACGCTTCGAGCGCGGCAAGAAGTTCGCCGTGATCTGCGTCGCCGAAGGCGCCCACCCCGCCGCCGGCAGCATGGACTACCGCCGCGGCGAGATCGACCAGTTCGGCCATGAGCGCTTCCTCGGCATCGGCAACCGCCTCGCCGCGGAGCTCGAACACCGCCTCGGCACCGAGGCCAAGCCGGTCATCCTCGGCCACGTCCAGCGCGGGGGCACCCCCACCGCCTATGACCGCGTCCTCGCCACCCGCTTCGGCTGGCACGCCGTCGAGGCCGCGCACCGCGGCGAATTCGGCAGGATGACCGCACTGCGCGGCACGTCGATCGAGATGGTTCCGCTCGCCGAGGCCGTCACGCAGCTGAAGACCGTCCCCGAGAGCCGCATGGTCGAGGCCGAGTCGGTCTTCTGA
- a CDS encoding aromatic amino acid ammonia-lyase, protein MSSSHIRVDGRGLRCDDVVRVARRGASVSLDGKALERALQAYRVARDSEAKRAVYGRTTGVGANRHEVVDPEAVDQHGLRLLRSHAGTSGPRSPEDTVRATLVIRLNQLAAGGSGVHPRLLEALAAALRVGAIPAPHSRGSIGTGDLGALAEIALTLAGERPWGSGSLDPVPISPGDALAFISSNAATLATSVLAWSDLSRLLRASHVVAALSYIALDGSPEAFATRVHAQRPHPGSVHCAAEMRRLLWGEEEPADGARLQDPFGLRAFPQVQGPALEAAEALKGILEIDINAAAENPFIDAESGRVYHHGHFATSHLALGLDRLRAALHHVAELSSARLSDLVEPDLTGLAPFLADGPAGSSGIMILEYVSHDALSRLRHAASPVTLGTAIISRGLEDHASFASQAAHSTAEAVSAYRTVLACELVGVVRALSLRAVELPDTPVAEALRRARQALPLVREDHPLTAEIAAAENIVPFLADL, encoded by the coding sequence ATGAGCTCCAGCCACATCCGCGTCGACGGACGAGGGCTGCGGTGCGACGACGTCGTCCGTGTCGCCCGGCGCGGAGCGTCGGTCAGCCTCGACGGAAAAGCGCTGGAACGCGCGCTCCAGGCGTACCGGGTGGCACGGGACAGCGAGGCGAAGCGAGCGGTCTACGGGAGAACCACAGGAGTCGGCGCCAACCGCCACGAGGTCGTCGACCCCGAAGCCGTCGACCAGCACGGACTCCGTCTGCTGCGCAGCCACGCGGGCACCTCCGGCCCGCGTTCCCCGGAGGACACCGTACGGGCCACGCTGGTCATCCGCCTCAACCAGCTCGCCGCCGGCGGCAGCGGTGTCCACCCGAGGCTCCTTGAGGCGCTCGCCGCCGCGCTGCGTGTCGGCGCCATCCCCGCGCCGCACTCACGCGGCTCCATCGGCACCGGCGATCTCGGCGCGCTCGCCGAGATCGCGCTCACCCTCGCGGGCGAGCGGCCCTGGGGATCCGGCTCGCTCGACCCGGTGCCGATCAGCCCGGGCGACGCGCTGGCCTTCATCTCCAGCAACGCCGCCACCCTGGCCACTTCCGTGCTCGCCTGGTCCGACCTGAGCCGGCTGCTGCGCGCCAGCCACGTGGTGGCCGCGCTCTCCTACATCGCGCTCGACGGCTCGCCCGAGGCCTTCGCGACCCGGGTGCACGCCCAGCGGCCGCACCCCGGCTCCGTGCACTGCGCGGCGGAGATGCGGCGGCTCCTGTGGGGCGAGGAGGAGCCCGCGGACGGCGCCCGGCTGCAGGACCCGTTCGGGCTGCGGGCCTTTCCCCAGGTGCAGGGACCCGCGCTGGAGGCCGCGGAAGCCCTCAAGGGGATCCTGGAGATCGACATCAACGCGGCGGCGGAGAACCCCTTCATCGACGCCGAGTCCGGACGCGTCTACCACCACGGACACTTCGCGACCTCGCACCTGGCGCTCGGCCTCGACCGGCTGCGCGCCGCGCTGCACCACGTCGCCGAGCTGTCCAGCGCCCGGCTCAGCGACCTGGTGGAGCCCGATCTGACGGGCCTCGCCCCGTTCCTCGCCGACGGTCCCGCGGGCAGCTCCGGGATCATGATCCTGGAGTACGTCTCGCATGACGCGCTCAGCCGGCTGCGGCACGCGGCGTCACCCGTGACCCTGGGCACGGCGATCATCTCCCGGGGCCTGGAGGACCATGCGAGCTTCGCCTCCCAGGCCGCGCACAGCACCGCCGAGGCGGTCAGCGCGTACCGCACGGTGCTCGCCTGCGAACTGGTCGGCGTGGTGCGGGCCCTGTCGCTGCGGGCGGTCGAGCTGCCGGACACCCCGGTGGCCGAGGCGCTGCGGCGCGCGCGGCAGGCACTGCCGCTGGTGCGCGAGGACCACCCGCTGACGGCGGAGATCGCCGCCGCGGAGAACATCGTCCCGTTCCTCGCCGACCTCTGA
- the pyk gene encoding pyruvate kinase has translation MRRSKIVCTLGPAVDSYEQLKALIEAGMSVARLNMSHGSHEEHQGRYDRVRQAAADTGRAVGVMVDLQGPKIRLETFAEGPVELVRGDEFTITTEDVPGDKSICGTTYKGLPGDVAAGDPILINDGNVELRVVEVTGSRVRTMVVEGGVISDHKGINLPGAAVNVPALSEKDIDDLRFGLRMGCDMVALSFVRDAQDVVDVHKVMDEVGRRVPVIAKVEKPQAVANMEAVVAAFDSVMVARGDLAVEYPLEKVPMVQKRLIELCRRNAKPVIVATQMMESMITNSRPTRAEASDVANAILDGADAVMLSAESSVGAYPIETVKTMSKIVSAADKELLSKGLEPLVEGRKPRTQGGSVARAACEIADFLDGKALVAFTQSGDTARRLSRYRTVQPILAFTTDESTRNQLALSWGVESFVVPWVSTTDEMVELVDTELSKLQRFGDGDAMVITAGSPPGVPGTTNMVRVHHLGGAQG, from the coding sequence ATGCGCCGTTCCAAAATCGTCTGCACACTGGGCCCCGCCGTTGATTCGTACGAGCAGCTGAAGGCTCTCATCGAGGCCGGTATGAGTGTGGCCCGCCTGAACATGAGCCACGGAAGCCACGAGGAGCACCAGGGCCGTTACGACCGCGTCCGTCAGGCGGCGGCCGACACCGGCCGCGCTGTGGGCGTGATGGTCGACCTCCAAGGCCCCAAGATCCGCCTGGAGACCTTCGCCGAGGGCCCCGTCGAGCTGGTGCGCGGTGACGAGTTCACCATCACCACCGAGGACGTGCCGGGTGACAAGTCCATCTGCGGCACCACGTACAAGGGCCTGCCGGGCGACGTCGCCGCGGGCGACCCGATCCTGATCAACGACGGCAACGTCGAGCTCCGGGTCGTCGAGGTGACCGGGTCCCGTGTCAGGACGATGGTCGTCGAGGGCGGTGTCATCTCGGACCACAAGGGCATCAACCTGCCCGGCGCCGCGGTCAACGTGCCCGCGCTGTCCGAGAAGGACATCGACGACCTGCGGTTCGGCCTGCGGATGGGCTGCGACATGGTCGCGCTGTCCTTCGTGCGCGACGCGCAGGACGTGGTGGACGTCCACAAGGTGATGGACGAGGTCGGCCGGCGGGTCCCCGTCATCGCCAAGGTGGAGAAGCCGCAGGCCGTGGCGAACATGGAGGCCGTCGTCGCGGCGTTCGACAGTGTGATGGTGGCCCGTGGCGACCTCGCCGTCGAGTACCCGCTCGAAAAGGTCCCGATGGTGCAGAAGCGGCTCATCGAGCTGTGCCGTCGCAACGCCAAGCCGGTGATCGTGGCGACCCAGATGATGGAGTCGATGATCACCAACTCCCGCCCGACGCGCGCCGAGGCGTCCGACGTGGCCAACGCGATCCTGGACGGCGCGGACGCGGTCATGCTGTCGGCCGAGTCGTCGGTCGGCGCGTACCCGATCGAGACGGTCAAGACGATGTCGAAGATCGTCTCCGCCGCCGACAAGGAACTGCTCTCCAAGGGGCTGGAGCCGCTGGTCGAGGGCCGCAAGCCGCGCACGCAGGGCGGTTCGGTCGCCCGCGCGGCCTGCGAGATCGCGGACTTCCTCGACGGCAAGGCGCTCGTGGCGTTCACGCAGTCCGGTGACACGGCGCGCCGGCTGTCCCGCTACCGCACCGTTCAGCCGATCCTGGCCTTCACCACCGACGAGTCCACGCGCAACCAGCTCGCGCTGAGCTGGGGCGTCGAGTCCTTCGTCGTGCCGTGGGTGAGCACCACGGACGAGATGGTCGAGCTGGTCGACACCGAGCTCTCCAAGCTCCAGCGCTTCGGTGACGGCGACGCGATGGTCATCACCGCCGGCTCGCCTCCCGGGGTCCCCGGCACCACCAACATGGTCCGGGTCCACCACCTGGGCGGCGCACAGGGCTGA
- a CDS encoding GlxA family transcriptional regulator has product MTTAPVPPHRIAVLLLDPVLPLDAGIPLQVFGRATLPEYEVTTASHGGRPVRAAGGLTITPGRDLTALRDADTVMVPGYARADAPLDPAVLGALRAAHARGARMVSICSGAFALAQAGVLDGLRATTHWARCAKLAEAYPRVTVDPDVLYVDEGRVLTSAGVAAGIDLCLHILRRDHGSVLANTMARSIVAAPRREGEQRQFIEYADAPCGEDALSATRAWMLSVLHEPLTVAGMAEHARMSERGFTRHFTAQAGLPPLRWLQAQRVEYAKQLLESTDLPVDEVAARSGLGSPANFRVHFKRATHVAPLAYRKSFGTAV; this is encoded by the coding sequence ATGACCACCGCGCCCGTGCCGCCCCACCGCATCGCCGTCCTGCTGCTCGATCCCGTGCTGCCGCTGGACGCGGGGATACCCCTGCAGGTGTTCGGGCGGGCGACACTGCCCGAGTACGAGGTGACCACCGCGTCGCACGGCGGCCGGCCGGTCCGCGCGGCGGGCGGCCTGACGATCACGCCCGGCCGCGACCTCACCGCGCTCCGGGACGCCGACACCGTGATGGTGCCGGGCTACGCGCGTGCCGACGCCCCGCTCGATCCCGCGGTACTCGGGGCGCTGCGCGCGGCCCACGCCCGCGGCGCCCGCATGGTCTCGATCTGCAGCGGGGCGTTCGCCCTCGCCCAGGCGGGCGTCCTCGACGGCCTGCGGGCCACCACACACTGGGCGAGGTGCGCGAAACTCGCGGAGGCCTACCCGCGGGTGACGGTCGACCCGGACGTGCTCTACGTGGACGAGGGCCGCGTCCTCACCTCGGCCGGCGTGGCCGCGGGCATCGACCTGTGCCTGCACATCCTGCGCCGCGACCACGGCTCGGTCCTCGCGAACACCATGGCGCGGTCCATCGTCGCGGCGCCCCGACGGGAGGGCGAGCAGCGGCAGTTCATCGAGTACGCGGACGCGCCGTGCGGCGAGGACGCGCTGTCGGCGACCCGCGCGTGGATGCTCTCGGTGCTGCACGAGCCGCTGACGGTGGCCGGGATGGCGGAGCACGCCCGCATGTCGGAGCGCGGCTTCACCCGCCACTTCACGGCACAGGCGGGGCTGCCCCCGCTGCGCTGGCTGCAGGCCCAACGCGTCGAATACGCCAAGCAGTTGCTGGAGTCGACGGACCTGCCGGTGGATGAGGTCGCGGCGCGCTCGGGGCTCGGCTCCCCCGCGAACTTCCGCGTCCACTTCAAACGGGCCACGCATGTGGCGCCGCTGGCGTACCGGAAGTCGTTCGGCACGGCGGTGTGA
- a CDS encoding MFS transporter, which translates to MPDHDLTTQATKPAGVSFDDAPLNRFHLKITALTFGANFSDGYQLGVIGIALTLITPRMHLGSVWEGLLGASALIGIFVGSITLGWLADRIGRQQLYMLNFLLITLASIAQFWVQGPGLLFGLRILIGIGIGADYAIGPTLVAEFCPRRHRGFLLASLTAMWTVGYICSYFFGNWLVGFGGDSWRWLLASSALPALIVLLLRIGTPESPRWLVSKGRLDQARAVVAKYIGENVDFESIVTPVREGAARGGAGDASYRRLFGADQWRKTAFGILYYNCQVIPYFAIYTFLPVVMAKFHLKEGFLGDGLLNVFLLLGSIAGLWFTARFSRRGFVIGSFIVMALALGPLGVWPGGPTLVLFVLFLLFTFTMSAASNLDQVYPPELFSTALRSSGVGLLNGVSRIGSAAGTFLLPMSIDHLGFSFSMTALAAFLVAGAVVSFVWAPETSDVVLE; encoded by the coding sequence ATGCCTGATCACGACCTGACGACGCAGGCCACGAAGCCGGCCGGGGTTTCCTTCGACGACGCGCCCCTCAACAGATTCCATCTGAAGATCACCGCGCTGACGTTCGGGGCCAACTTCTCCGACGGCTACCAGCTCGGCGTCATCGGGATCGCGCTGACCCTGATCACCCCGCGGATGCATCTCGGCTCGGTGTGGGAGGGCCTGCTCGGCGCCTCGGCGCTCATCGGCATCTTCGTGGGAAGCATCACCCTCGGCTGGCTCGCCGACCGGATCGGCCGCCAGCAGCTGTACATGCTGAACTTCCTGCTGATCACGCTCGCCTCGATCGCCCAGTTCTGGGTCCAGGGCCCGGGCCTGCTGTTCGGCCTGCGCATCCTGATCGGCATCGGGATCGGCGCGGACTACGCGATCGGCCCGACGCTCGTGGCGGAGTTCTGCCCGCGCCGCCACCGGGGTTTCCTGCTCGCGTCGCTGACCGCCATGTGGACGGTCGGCTACATCTGCTCGTACTTCTTCGGCAACTGGCTGGTGGGGTTCGGCGGGGACAGCTGGCGGTGGCTGCTGGCCAGCAGCGCGCTGCCGGCGCTGATCGTACTGCTGCTGCGGATCGGCACCCCCGAGTCGCCGCGCTGGCTGGTCAGCAAGGGGCGGCTCGACCAGGCGCGGGCCGTCGTCGCGAAGTACATCGGCGAGAACGTCGACTTCGAGTCGATCGTGACCCCGGTGCGGGAGGGTGCCGCGCGGGGCGGCGCCGGCGACGCCTCGTACCGGCGGCTGTTCGGCGCGGACCAGTGGCGCAAGACCGCGTTCGGCATCCTCTACTACAACTGCCAGGTCATCCCCTACTTCGCGATCTACACCTTCCTGCCCGTCGTCATGGCGAAGTTCCACCTCAAGGAGGGCTTCCTCGGCGACGGGCTGCTCAACGTCTTCCTGCTGCTCGGCAGCATCGCGGGACTGTGGTTCACCGCGCGCTTCTCACGTCGCGGCTTCGTGATCGGCTCGTTCATCGTGATGGCCCTGGCGCTCGGCCCCCTGGGTGTGTGGCCGGGCGGGCCGACGCTCGTGCTGTTCGTGCTGTTCCTGCTCTTCACGTTCACCATGTCGGCCGCCTCCAATCTGGACCAGGTCTATCCGCCGGAGCTGTTCTCCACCGCGCTGCGCAGTTCCGGCGTCGGCCTGCTCAACGGGGTCAGCAGGATCGGCTCGGCCGCGGGTACGTTCCTGCTCCCGATGAGCATCGACCACCTGGGCTTCTCGTTCTCGATGACGGCGCTGGCGGCGTTCCTGGTCGCGGGCGCTGTCGTCTCCTTCGTGTGGGCGCCGGAGACCTCGGACGTCGTCCTGGAATGA
- a CDS encoding acetate kinase: MSDPGTPVRVLVLNSGSSSVKYQLLDMAAGERLASGLVERIGERSSRLVHTPLTAGGERRERTERFADHGAALRALSAELERDGLGLASPELAAIGHRVVHGGPRFTEPTLIDDDVLAEIEKLVPLAPLHNPANVTGIRRARELRPDLPQVAVFDTAFHTSMPEHAFRYAIDTATADAHLVRRYGFHGTSHAYVSRRAAQLLGRPYEDTNVIVLHLGNGASVSAVAGGRCLDTSMGLTPLEGLVMGTRSGDIDPAVVFHLSRVAGMSVDEIDELLNKKSGLVGLCGDNDMREIRRRIEAGDRAAELAFAIYVHRLRKYIGAYTAVLGRVDAVVFTAGVGENAAEVREAAVAGLEGFGLAVDAARNAVRSDEPRLVSPDGSRVAVAVVPTDEEREIARQTFALATREDGPE; encoded by the coding sequence ATGAGCGACCCGGGCACCCCCGTTCGCGTTCTGGTCCTCAACTCCGGTTCGTCGTCGGTGAAGTACCAGTTGCTCGACATGGCCGCGGGCGAGCGCCTCGCGTCCGGCCTGGTGGAGCGGATCGGCGAGCGCTCCTCGCGCCTCGTGCACACCCCCCTCACGGCCGGGGGCGAGCGGCGGGAGCGCACGGAGCGGTTCGCCGATCACGGGGCGGCGCTGCGCGCCCTCTCCGCGGAGCTGGAGCGGGACGGTCTCGGCCTGGCCTCCCCCGAGCTGGCCGCCATCGGCCACCGGGTGGTGCACGGCGGTCCCCGCTTCACCGAGCCGACCCTGATCGACGACGACGTGCTGGCGGAGATCGAGAAGCTCGTGCCGCTCGCGCCGCTGCACAACCCGGCCAATGTGACGGGCATCCGCAGGGCGCGCGAACTGCGACCCGACCTGCCGCAGGTGGCCGTGTTCGACACCGCCTTCCACACGTCGATGCCGGAGCACGCGTTCCGTTACGCCATCGACACGGCGACCGCGGACGCGCACCTGGTGCGCCGCTACGGCTTCCACGGCACCTCGCACGCGTACGTGTCGCGGCGTGCGGCCCAGCTGCTGGGCAGGCCCTACGAGGACACCAACGTGATCGTCCTGCACCTGGGCAACGGCGCGTCGGTGTCGGCGGTCGCGGGCGGCCGGTGCCTGGACACGTCGATGGGCCTGACGCCGCTGGAGGGGCTGGTGATGGGTACCCGCTCCGGTGACATCGATCCCGCCGTGGTCTTCCACCTGTCGCGGGTGGCGGGGATGTCCGTTGACGAGATCGATGAACTTCTGAACAAGAAAAGCGGACTTGTCGGTCTCTGCGGGGACAACGACATGCGGGAGATCCGGCGCAGGATCGAGGCGGGCGACCGGGCCGCGGAACTCGCATTCGCGATCTACGTGCACCGCTTGCGGAAATACATCGGCGCGTACACCGCGGTGCTCGGCCGGGTGGACGCGGTGGTGTTCACGGCGGGGGTGGGTGAGAACGCCGCGGAGGTGCGGGAAGCTGCCGTCGCAGGTCTCGAAGGGTTCGGCCTCGCGGTGGACGCCGCGCGCAACGCCGTGCGCTCCGACGAGCCCCGGCTCGTCTCGCCGGACGGGTCGCGGGTCGCGGTCGCCGTGGTGCCGACCGACGAGGAACGGGAGATCGCACGGCAGACGTTCGCGCTCGCCACCCGTGAGGACGGTCCGGAATAA
- a CDS encoding MFS transporter → MSSRPPRTAADLTRLVGSQTIYYGAVSVDLTLTSLAGLRLAPTPLLATLPLTLITGFGLLASVAAGLLTARYGYRAVMAMGGGCAVAGGLLAMTAVYAHAFWLLCVATSLLGAYRSTGGYIRYLAADLAPDGRKERSLSIVMYGGLIAAFLGPFAALAASRAFPVEFAGSYALVAVLGLAAVPLALTVSREPRPVPPPAGAGGGGGAQAPATFTESRGNPNFVAALVLLPLSGALMTLVMAIGPLANAHAHHSSATGAALIQWHLVGMFAPALISGELMRRIGPWHTALTGIGITLLGGFAGASGDSAAAMMGAMVCAGVGWNFTYLAGTAFLVRSYATGRGSRLQAAVEGATGAVSVVASLLSATAFDTLGWRMSGVLVLAVAGPLLMWQFRYGRRNATAADALDLSAVSARAVVGEA, encoded by the coding sequence ATGTCCTCCCGGCCCCCGCGCACGGCCGCCGACCTGACCCGGCTGGTCGGGTCGCAGACGATCTACTACGGGGCGGTCAGCGTCGACCTGACCCTCACCTCCCTCGCCGGGCTCCGTCTTGCGCCCACCCCGCTGCTGGCCACCCTGCCGCTCACCCTGATCACCGGTTTCGGCCTGCTGGCCTCCGTCGCGGCGGGCCTGCTGACGGCCCGTTACGGCTACCGCGCGGTGATGGCGATGGGCGGCGGCTGCGCCGTGGCGGGCGGACTGCTGGCGATGACGGCCGTGTACGCGCACGCGTTCTGGCTGCTGTGCGTCGCCACGTCCCTGCTCGGCGCGTACCGCTCCACCGGCGGCTACATCCGCTACCTGGCCGCCGACCTCGCACCGGACGGCCGCAAGGAGCGCTCGCTGTCGATCGTCATGTACGGCGGACTCATAGCGGCCTTCCTCGGACCGTTCGCGGCGCTCGCCGCCTCCCGCGCCTTCCCGGTGGAGTTCGCCGGGTCGTACGCGCTGGTCGCGGTGCTGGGGCTGGCCGCGGTCCCGCTCGCCCTCACGGTCTCCCGCGAGCCCCGCCCGGTGCCCCCGCCGGCAGGTGCCGGCGGGGGAGGCGGCGCACAGGCACCGGCCACCTTCACCGAGAGCCGGGGCAACCCGAACTTCGTGGCGGCGCTGGTCCTGCTGCCCCTGTCGGGCGCGCTGATGACCCTCGTCATGGCGATAGGCCCGCTCGCCAACGCACACGCCCACCACTCGTCGGCGACGGGCGCGGCGCTGATCCAGTGGCACCTGGTCGGGATGTTCGCCCCGGCGCTGATCAGCGGTGAGCTGATGCGCCGCATCGGTCCCTGGCACACCGCCCTCACGGGCATCGGGATCACCCTGCTCGGCGGGTTCGCGGGCGCGTCGGGCGACAGCGCCGCGGCCATGATGGGCGCGATGGTCTGTGCGGGCGTCGGCTGGAACTTCACGTACCTCGCAGGGACCGCGTTCCTGGTGCGCAGTTACGCGACCGGCCGGGGCTCCCGCCTCCAGGCAGCCGTGGAGGGCGCTACCGGCGCCGTGTCCGTCGTCGCGTCCCTGCTGTCCGCGACGGCGTTCGACACCCTGGGGTGGCGGATGTCGGGCGTGCTGGTGCTCGCCGTCGCCGGGCCGCTGCTGATGTGGCAGTTCCGCTACGGACGACGCAACGCGACGGCCGCGGACGCACTCGACCTGTCGGCGGTGTCCGCGCGCGCGGTGGTCGGGGAGGCCTGA